A genomic stretch from Falco cherrug isolate bFalChe1 chromosome 1, bFalChe1.pri, whole genome shotgun sequence includes:
- the AKAP10 gene encoding A-kinase anchor protein 10, mitochondrial isoform X1: MSFFRRKGRGAAGGRPGAEGRPPASSPARLLGPAPAPPGTVTGPREEARPPRSALPANDVKGKEQEKTADVKAIKTPVPVHSPQRSTRNHALLEAAGPSHVAINAISANMDSFSSSRTAALKKQPSHMEAAHFGDLGRSCLNYQAQETKSSLSKTLEQVLQDNVALPYFIQFMELRRMEHLVKFWLEAESFHSTTWSRIRAHSLNTVKQSSLAEPVSPSKQQEIASSSPTGLLEERLEYSSTVCLLRTKPVASDKNDRTSNSQNHVLPGQESDNTSVLCLRKSETSTHSVPADQQESSKLTVSNRNSPSSALKDLSGKLMKSIERDAVSTFTKYISPDAAKPIPITEAMRNDIVAKICGEDGQVDPNCFVTAQSIVFNAMEQEHFSEFLRSHHFCKYQIEVLTSGTVYLADILFCESALFYFSEYMEKEDAVNVLQFWLAADNFQSQLAAKKGQYDGQEAQNDAMILYDKYFSLQATHPLGFDDSVRLEIESNICREGGPLPNCFTTPLRQAWTTMETVFLPGFLSSNLYYKYLNDLIHSVRGDEFPGANIALSIHGPGSSPDSDSIGGPDGSASQSNVKKANVKILKNFDEAIIVDAASLDPESLYQRTYAGRMTFGRVSDLGQFIRESEPEPDVKKSKGSMFSQAMKKWVQGNTDEAQEEMAWRIAKMIVNDVMQQAQCEQPSEKVTKVRGWKGCLSLSDVSQTVGGAELLLAFLLHPKPMLVNVQTNTARYKETKVGSVSAYI, from the exons ATGTCCTTCTTTAGGCGGAAAGGtaggggggcggcgggcgggaggccCGGGGCTGAGGGACGGCCGCCGGCCTCGTCCCCCGCACGGCTGCTGGGCCCCGCGCCTGCCCCTCCGGGCACGGTCACCGGGCCCCGAGAGGAAGCTCGGCCCCCGCGGAGCGCGCTCCCCGCGAATGACG tgaaaggcaaagaacaagaaaagacCGCAGAtgtgaaagcaattaaaa CTCCAGTACCAGTACATTCCCCTCAAAGAAGCACTAGAAATCATGCCttgctggaggctgcaggacCAAGCCATGTGGCAATTAATGCCATCTCTGCCAACATGGACTCTTTTTCTAGCAGTCGGACAGCTGCCCTTAAGAAGCAGCCAAGTCACATGGAAGCTGCTCATTTTGGAGACTTAG gcAGATCGTGTCTGAATTATCAGGCTCAAGAGACCAAATCAAGCCTTTCAAAGACCCTTGAACAGGTTCTGCAGGACAATGTAGCCCTCCCTTATTTTATCCAGTTTATGGAACTCCGCAGAATGGAACACTTGGTTAAGTTTTGGTTAGAGGCTGAAAGCTTCCACTCCACAACATGGTCCCGTATAAGAGCACACAGCCTGAACACAGTTAAGCAGAGCTCGTTGGCAGAGCCAGTGTCGCCCTCAAAACAGCAGGAAATTGCGTCATCTTCTCCAACTGGATTGCTTGAGGAGAGGCTGGAGTATTCTAGCACAGTCTGTCTGCTCAGGACCAAGCCAGTGGCTTCGGACAAGAACGACAGAACTAGCAACAGCCAGAACCACGTCCTCCCGGGTCAGGAGAGTGATAATACCAGTGTTCTTTGTCTAAGAAAATCTGAGACAAGTACCCACTCTGTTCCAGCTGACCAACAAGAATCTTCCAAGCTTACAGTATCAAATAGAAACAGCCCCTCCTCTGCACTAAAAGACTTGTCAGGAAAACTCATGAAAA GTATAGAACGGGATGCAGTTAGTACTTTTACCAAATATATTTCTCCAGATGCTGCTAAACCAATACCTATTACAGAAGCGATGAGAAATGACATAGTTG CAAAGATTTGTGGGGAAGATGGACAAGTGGATCCTAACTGTTTTGTTACAGCACAGTCCATAGTGTTTAATGCAATGGAACAAGA GCACTTTAGTGAATTTTTGCGAAGTCAtcatttctgtaaataccagaTTGAGGTGCTGACTAGTGGGACTGTTTATCTGGCTGACATCCTTTTCTGTGAATCAGCCCTGTTCTATTTCTCTGAG TACATGGAGAAGGAAGATGCAGTTAATGTATTGCAGTTCTGGTTGGCAGCAGATAACTTCCAGTCTCAGCTTGCTGCCAAAAAAGGCCAGTATGATGGGCAAGAAGCACAGAATGATGCCATGATTTTATATGACAA GTACTTCTCTCTTCAGGCCACTCATCCTCTTGGGTTTGATGACTCGGTGAGGTTAGAGATTGAGTCCAACATCTGTAGGGAAGGTGGTCCTCTCCCTAACTGTTTCACCACTCCCTTACGGCAGGCGTGGACAACCATGGAGACG GTTTTTTTACCTGGCTTCTTGTCCAGCAACCTTTACTACAAATACTTGAATGATCTCATCCATTCAGTACGAGGAGATGAATTTCCAGGAGCGAATATTGCACTGAGTATTCACGGCCCAGGTAGCTCTCCTGATAGTGATTCTATAGGGGGCCCGGATGGCTCTGCCTCCCAG tCCAATGTCAAAAAGGCTAATgttaaaatcctgaaaaatttTGATGAAGCAATAATTGTAGATGCTGCAAGTCTGGATCCAGAATCTTTATATCAACGAACATATGCAGG GAGGATGACGTTTGGACGAGTCAGTGACCTGGGACAGTTTATCAGAGAATCTGAACCTGAGCCTGATGTCAAAAAATCAAaag GGTCCATGTTTTCACAAGCAATGAAGAAATGGGTTCAAGGAAACACAGATGAG GCTCAAGAAGAGATGGCTTGGAGGATAGCGAAGATGATAGTCAATGACGTTATGCAGCAGGCGCAATGTGAACAGCCTTCGGAGAAGGTTACCAAGGTAAGGGGGTGGAAAGGCTGCCTGTCTTTATCTGACGTAAGCCAGACTGTGGGAGGAGCAGAGCTCTTGCTCGCCTTCCTACTGCATCCAAAACCCATGCTGGTAAATGTTCAGACTAACACAGCACgatacaaagaaacaaaggttGGAAGTGTTTCAGCCTACATATGA
- the AKAP10 gene encoding A-kinase anchor protein 10, mitochondrial isoform X2, translating into MSFFRRKGRGAAGGRPGAEGRPPASSPARLLGPAPAPPGTVTGPREEARPPRSALPANDVKGKEQEKTADVKAIKTPVPVHSPQRSTRNHALLEAAGPSHVAINAISANMDSFSSSRTAALKKQPSHMEAAHFGDLGRSCLNYQAQETKSSLSKTLEQVLQDNVALPYFIQFMELRRMEHLVKFWLEAESFHSTTWSRIRAHSLNTVKQSSLAEPVSPSKQQEIASSSPTGLLEERLEYSSTVCLLRTKPVASDKNDRTSNSQNHVLPGQESDNTSVLCLRKSETSTHSVPADQQESSKLTVSNRNSPSSALKDLSGKLMKSIERDAVSTFTKYISPDAAKPIPITEAMRNDIVAKICGEDGQVDPNCFVTAQSIVFNAMEQEHFSEFLRSHHFCKYQIEVLTSGTVYLADILFCESALFYFSEYMEKEDAVNVLQFWLAADNFQSQLAAKKGQYDGQEAQNDAMILYDKYFSLQATHPLGFDDSVRLEIESNICREGGPLPNCFTTPLRQAWTTMETVFLPGFLSSNLYYKYLNDLIHSVRGDEFPGANIALSIHGPGSSPDSDSIGGPDGSASQSNVKKANVKILKNFDEAIIVDAASLDPESLYQRTYAGRMTFGRVSDLGQFIRESEPEPDVKKSKGSMFSQAMKKWVQGNTDEAQEEMAWRIAKMIVNDVMQQAQCEQPSEKVTKL; encoded by the exons ATGTCCTTCTTTAGGCGGAAAGGtaggggggcggcgggcgggaggccCGGGGCTGAGGGACGGCCGCCGGCCTCGTCCCCCGCACGGCTGCTGGGCCCCGCGCCTGCCCCTCCGGGCACGGTCACCGGGCCCCGAGAGGAAGCTCGGCCCCCGCGGAGCGCGCTCCCCGCGAATGACG tgaaaggcaaagaacaagaaaagacCGCAGAtgtgaaagcaattaaaa CTCCAGTACCAGTACATTCCCCTCAAAGAAGCACTAGAAATCATGCCttgctggaggctgcaggacCAAGCCATGTGGCAATTAATGCCATCTCTGCCAACATGGACTCTTTTTCTAGCAGTCGGACAGCTGCCCTTAAGAAGCAGCCAAGTCACATGGAAGCTGCTCATTTTGGAGACTTAG gcAGATCGTGTCTGAATTATCAGGCTCAAGAGACCAAATCAAGCCTTTCAAAGACCCTTGAACAGGTTCTGCAGGACAATGTAGCCCTCCCTTATTTTATCCAGTTTATGGAACTCCGCAGAATGGAACACTTGGTTAAGTTTTGGTTAGAGGCTGAAAGCTTCCACTCCACAACATGGTCCCGTATAAGAGCACACAGCCTGAACACAGTTAAGCAGAGCTCGTTGGCAGAGCCAGTGTCGCCCTCAAAACAGCAGGAAATTGCGTCATCTTCTCCAACTGGATTGCTTGAGGAGAGGCTGGAGTATTCTAGCACAGTCTGTCTGCTCAGGACCAAGCCAGTGGCTTCGGACAAGAACGACAGAACTAGCAACAGCCAGAACCACGTCCTCCCGGGTCAGGAGAGTGATAATACCAGTGTTCTTTGTCTAAGAAAATCTGAGACAAGTACCCACTCTGTTCCAGCTGACCAACAAGAATCTTCCAAGCTTACAGTATCAAATAGAAACAGCCCCTCCTCTGCACTAAAAGACTTGTCAGGAAAACTCATGAAAA GTATAGAACGGGATGCAGTTAGTACTTTTACCAAATATATTTCTCCAGATGCTGCTAAACCAATACCTATTACAGAAGCGATGAGAAATGACATAGTTG CAAAGATTTGTGGGGAAGATGGACAAGTGGATCCTAACTGTTTTGTTACAGCACAGTCCATAGTGTTTAATGCAATGGAACAAGA GCACTTTAGTGAATTTTTGCGAAGTCAtcatttctgtaaataccagaTTGAGGTGCTGACTAGTGGGACTGTTTATCTGGCTGACATCCTTTTCTGTGAATCAGCCCTGTTCTATTTCTCTGAG TACATGGAGAAGGAAGATGCAGTTAATGTATTGCAGTTCTGGTTGGCAGCAGATAACTTCCAGTCTCAGCTTGCTGCCAAAAAAGGCCAGTATGATGGGCAAGAAGCACAGAATGATGCCATGATTTTATATGACAA GTACTTCTCTCTTCAGGCCACTCATCCTCTTGGGTTTGATGACTCGGTGAGGTTAGAGATTGAGTCCAACATCTGTAGGGAAGGTGGTCCTCTCCCTAACTGTTTCACCACTCCCTTACGGCAGGCGTGGACAACCATGGAGACG GTTTTTTTACCTGGCTTCTTGTCCAGCAACCTTTACTACAAATACTTGAATGATCTCATCCATTCAGTACGAGGAGATGAATTTCCAGGAGCGAATATTGCACTGAGTATTCACGGCCCAGGTAGCTCTCCTGATAGTGATTCTATAGGGGGCCCGGATGGCTCTGCCTCCCAG tCCAATGTCAAAAAGGCTAATgttaaaatcctgaaaaatttTGATGAAGCAATAATTGTAGATGCTGCAAGTCTGGATCCAGAATCTTTATATCAACGAACATATGCAGG GAGGATGACGTTTGGACGAGTCAGTGACCTGGGACAGTTTATCAGAGAATCTGAACCTGAGCCTGATGTCAAAAAATCAAaag GGTCCATGTTTTCACAAGCAATGAAGAAATGGGTTCAAGGAAACACAGATGAG GCTCAAGAAGAGATGGCTTGGAGGATAGCGAAGATGATAGTCAATGACGTTATGCAGCAGGCGCAATGTGAACAGCCTTCGGAGAAGGTTACCAAG ctatGA